The following proteins are encoded in a genomic region of Paenibacillus sp. FSL H3-0469:
- a CDS encoding carbohydrate-binding protein, producing the protein MFKKLSVLAMTFVLLLGCLPMLSAQAAGNATAKQPGNSNPLMDHKLGADPFALTYNGRVYIYMSSDAYVYNSNGTVKDNDFSALNKINVISSADMVNWTDHGAIPVAGANNVNGSAGIAKWASLSWAPSAAVKKINGQDKFFLYFANGASGIGVLTANSPIGPWSDPLGKALVTGSTPGMSGVTWLFDPAVLVDDDGSGYLYAGGGIPNTSNPASIANPKTARVLRLGADMTSIVGSASTIDAPYMFEDSGIHKYGGKYYYSYCFNFSGTHPAAYPAGEIGYMVSNSPMGPFTYTGHFLKNPYTFFGVGGNNHHAVFNFNNQWYVVYHAQTVAKAVLGDGKGYRSPHINKLVHNANGTIQEVQGDMAGIAQIANLNPYTRVEAETIGWNAGITTERTQAAGGPVGNMNVTNINNGDWVAVGNADFGSGASSFKANVASATGGGKIEIRLDSATGPLVGTLNVPNTGGAQSWQEVQTTVSNAVGVHRLYLVFTGSGSGNLFNIDYWQFSTGGDGGTTPPPVSKVEAEDMTLSGTYAGKITSPFSGVALYGNDDAAAFNQYYAYGTHNFSVRGASNNSSTARVDLLIGGVNVGSFNFSGTTPSVQTLTNVAHATGNQEVKLVVTTDNGSWDAYVDYIEWSQ; encoded by the coding sequence ATGTTCAAAAAGCTCTCGGTGCTTGCGATGACCTTTGTTCTGCTGCTGGGTTGCCTGCCTATGCTGTCTGCTCAGGCGGCAGGGAATGCCACAGCCAAACAGCCGGGAAATTCCAATCCGCTGATGGACCACAAGCTGGGTGCCGATCCCTTCGCATTGACGTATAACGGAAGAGTCTATATCTATATGTCGAGTGATGCCTATGTCTATAACAGCAACGGAACCGTGAAGGATAATGATTTCAGCGCACTGAACAAAATCAATGTCATCTCTTCGGCCGATATGGTGAACTGGACAGACCATGGCGCCATCCCGGTAGCCGGAGCCAATAATGTCAACGGTTCTGCGGGCATTGCCAAATGGGCCTCGCTCTCCTGGGCGCCTTCAGCAGCCGTGAAGAAAATCAATGGACAGGATAAATTCTTCCTGTACTTCGCCAACGGCGCGTCAGGCATCGGGGTACTGACAGCCAACTCTCCAATTGGCCCATGGTCCGATCCGCTGGGCAAAGCACTGGTGACTGGCAGTACACCGGGAATGTCCGGGGTGACCTGGCTGTTTGACCCGGCGGTGCTGGTCGATGACGACGGCAGCGGATACCTGTATGCCGGCGGGGGCATCCCCAATACCTCGAACCCGGCGTCTATAGCCAATCCCAAGACAGCCCGCGTACTCAGACTCGGTGCGGATATGACAAGCATTGTTGGAAGCGCATCCACAATTGATGCTCCCTATATGTTCGAGGATTCGGGCATCCATAAGTACGGCGGCAAATATTATTACTCGTATTGCTTCAACTTCTCCGGCACGCACCCGGCTGCCTATCCGGCGGGTGAAATCGGGTATATGGTCAGCAACAGTCCGATGGGACCTTTTACGTACACCGGACATTTCCTGAAGAATCCTTACACCTTCTTCGGGGTAGGCGGCAACAACCACCATGCGGTATTTAACTTCAATAACCAATGGTACGTAGTCTATCACGCCCAGACTGTGGCGAAGGCTGTCCTTGGTGACGGCAAAGGCTACCGTTCTCCGCATATCAACAAGCTGGTCCATAATGCGAACGGAACCATCCAGGAGGTTCAGGGAGACATGGCGGGCATCGCCCAGATTGCCAATCTGAATCCTTACACCCGGGTGGAAGCCGAGACGATCGGCTGGAATGCAGGCATTACAACGGAACGTACGCAGGCTGCGGGCGGTCCGGTTGGCAATATGAATGTGACCAATATTAACAATGGAGACTGGGTTGCCGTGGGCAATGCCGATTTCGGCTCCGGCGCTTCCAGCTTCAAGGCGAATGTGGCTTCCGCCACAGGCGGCGGTAAAATCGAAATCCGGCTCGACAGCGCAACCGGCCCGCTAGTCGGCACGCTGAATGTTCCTAATACAGGAGGAGCGCAGTCCTGGCAGGAGGTACAGACTACGGTCAGCAATGCGGTTGGGGTGCACAGACTCTATCTGGTCTTCACCGGATCAGGCTCCGGTAATCTGTTCAACATCGATTACTGGCAGTTCTCTACGGGTGGCGATGGCGGCACGACACCTCCTCCGGTAAGCAAGGTGGAAGCGGAGGACATGACGCTCAGCGGAACCTATGCGGGGAAGATTACTTCTCCTTTTAGCGGAGTGGCACTGTACGGGAATGATGACGCTGCCGCGTTCAATCAGTATTATGCCTACGGCACGCATAACTTCTCGGTCCGGGGGGCTTCCAACAATTCCTCTACAGCGCGGGTAGATCTGCTGATCGGCGGTGTGAACGTCGGCTCCTTCAATTTCAGCGGCACAACGCCCTCGGTACAGACGTTGACCAATGTGGCCCATGCCACCGGCAATCAGGAGGTCAAGCTGGTCGTTACCACGGATAATGGAAGCTGGGATGCCTATGTGGATTATATTGAATGGAGCCAGTGA
- a CDS encoding glycoside hydrolase 43 family protein, with translation MLGILFNPSTAAAATFTNPFIYADAPDNDVIRVGNVYYMTSTTMHMTPGVPIMKSYDLVNWEIVNYVYDTYANGDAQNLNNGQNEYGKGSWASSLRYNNGIYYVSFGSNSTGRTYIYQTTNIENGPWTSSVLGSYYHDASLLFDNGRVFLVYGVDNISLIELTADAKAIKSGGISQVIIPSSSNIAGSNFIVKAEGAHIQKINGYYYVFLICWPSGSGRTQLTYRSTSLTGGYTGQVSLNDSGIAQGGIVDTPSGSWYAMLFRDSGAVGRMPYLVPVTWSGNWPVFGSGGKAPRTLNLPAEGYPVKKVYASDEFTAPSSGNGLAKVWQWNHNPDNSKWSLTQRQGFMRLTTGKVSTSLLNARNTLTQRTFGPKSTGVTALETGGMKDGDVAGLAAFQAKYGFVGVKMSGNSKSIVMVNASSGSMTEVAGVPLSQNRVYLKVLCDFTNQTDKAYFSYSLDGNNWTSIGNTLQMSYTLPHFMGYRFALFNYATKSAGGYADFDYLRLE, from the coding sequence ATGCTTGGTATCCTGTTCAATCCGTCTACGGCTGCGGCGGCGACCTTTACTAATCCGTTTATTTATGCCGATGCCCCGGACAATGATGTCATCAGGGTAGGCAATGTGTATTACATGACCAGCACCACCATGCATATGACCCCCGGTGTTCCTATCATGAAGTCCTATGATCTGGTGAACTGGGAGATCGTGAATTATGTCTACGATACGTATGCGAACGGGGATGCGCAGAATCTGAACAACGGACAGAATGAGTACGGCAAGGGCTCTTGGGCCAGTAGCCTGCGATACAATAACGGGATCTACTATGTGTCCTTCGGGTCCAATTCAACCGGCCGGACGTATATCTATCAGACTACGAACATTGAAAATGGCCCCTGGACCTCATCGGTCCTGGGCAGCTACTATCACGATGCTTCGCTGCTGTTCGACAATGGCCGGGTCTTCCTGGTGTACGGGGTGGATAATATCAGCCTGATTGAGCTGACGGCAGATGCCAAGGCCATTAAGTCCGGCGGAATCAGTCAGGTCATCATCCCGAGTTCCAGTAATATTGCCGGCTCGAACTTCATCGTGAAGGCCGAAGGCGCGCATATCCAGAAGATCAACGGCTATTATTATGTGTTCCTGATCTGCTGGCCTTCAGGAAGCGGACGCACCCAATTGACCTACCGCTCCACCAGCTTAACTGGAGGCTACACAGGTCAGGTGTCGCTGAATGACTCGGGCATTGCCCAGGGCGGCATCGTGGACACGCCTTCCGGCTCCTGGTATGCGATGCTCTTCAGGGATAGCGGGGCTGTCGGCCGGATGCCGTATCTGGTGCCGGTAACCTGGTCCGGCAACTGGCCGGTTTTCGGAAGCGGTGGCAAGGCGCCGCGGACCCTGAATCTGCCTGCCGAAGGGTATCCAGTGAAGAAGGTGTACGCGTCAGACGAATTCACGGCGCCTTCGAGTGGAAACGGATTAGCCAAGGTCTGGCAGTGGAACCACAACCCCGATAACTCGAAGTGGTCCCTGACCCAGCGCCAAGGCTTCATGCGGCTGACCACCGGCAAGGTAAGTACAAGCCTGCTGAATGCCCGGAACACACTGACCCAGCGGACGTTCGGGCCGAAGAGCACAGGCGTGACGGCCCTGGAGACGGGCGGGATGAAGGACGGGGATGTTGCCGGACTGGCTGCTTTTCAGGCTAAATACGGGTTCGTCGGTGTGAAGATGTCCGGTAATTCCAAGTCCATTGTGATGGTTAACGCCAGCTCCGGGTCCATGACTGAAGTGGCGGGTGTGCCGCTCAGCCAGAACAGAGTCTATCTGAAAGTGCTCTGCGATTTCACTAATCAGACGGATAAGGCTTACTTCTCCTATAGTCTGGACGGCAACAACTGGACATCCATAGGGAATACACTGCAGATGTCTTATACGCTGCCTCACTTTATGGGCTACCGGTTTGCGTTGTTCAATTATGCGACGAAGTCAGCGGGCGGCTATGCTGATTTTGATTATCTGCGTCTGGAATAG
- a CDS encoding endo-1,4-beta-xylanase, protein MLKNRIKKVVGGLALASVLLTSVMAGNASAAITNGSKFLGNIIAGSAPSNFTTYWNQVTPENGTKWGSIEGNRNQMNWGNADMIYNYAISKNIPFKFHTLVWGNQEPNWVAGLSAAEQKAEVSSWITQAGQRYSAKTAFVDVVNEPLHAKPSYRNAIGGDGSTGWDWVIWSFQQARAAFPNAKLHLNDYGIIGDPSAADKYVNIINILKSRGLIDGIGIQCHYFNMDNVSVSTMNTVLNKLAATGLPIYVSELDITGDDNTQLARYQQKFPVLWNHPSVKGVTLWGYIQNQTWATNTHLVNSNGTERPALKWLKQYLGGSSALMETTDAQDLTITDSLIQPDSVVEPDPQLDLQPVLEPVPAE, encoded by the coding sequence ATATTGAAGAACAGAATCAAGAAGGTTGTGGGCGGACTCGCCTTAGCGAGTGTCCTGCTCACCTCTGTGATGGCAGGCAATGCCAGTGCAGCCATTACCAATGGATCGAAGTTTCTGGGGAATATCATTGCAGGCAGTGCTCCAAGTAACTTCACCACCTATTGGAATCAGGTCACCCCTGAGAACGGTACCAAATGGGGCTCCATCGAAGGCAACCGCAACCAGATGAACTGGGGTAATGCGGACATGATCTATAACTATGCGATTAGCAAAAACATCCCGTTCAAGTTCCATACCCTCGTGTGGGGAAACCAGGAGCCTAACTGGGTCGCCGGCTTATCGGCAGCGGAGCAGAAGGCTGAGGTCAGCTCATGGATTACTCAGGCAGGCCAGCGTTATTCTGCAAAGACTGCTTTTGTGGATGTCGTCAATGAACCGCTGCATGCCAAGCCTTCTTACCGTAATGCCATCGGCGGCGACGGAAGCACCGGCTGGGATTGGGTCATCTGGTCCTTCCAGCAGGCCAGAGCCGCCTTCCCGAACGCCAAGCTGCACCTCAATGATTATGGCATTATCGGTGACCCCAGCGCAGCCGACAAGTACGTGAACATTATCAATATCCTGAAATCCAGAGGACTGATTGACGGAATCGGCATTCAGTGCCACTACTTCAATATGGATAATGTCAGTGTCTCCACTATGAATACCGTGCTCAATAAGCTTGCTGCTACAGGCCTGCCTATCTATGTCTCCGAGCTGGATATTACCGGTGATGACAACACCCAGCTTGCCAGATACCAACAGAAATTCCCTGTGCTCTGGAACCATCCTTCCGTTAAGGGCGTAACCCTGTGGGGCTACATCCAGAATCAGACCTGGGCAACCAATACCCATCTGGTGAATTCTAACGGCACAGAGCGCCCTGCCCTGAAATGGCTGAAGCAATACCTGGGCGGCTCGTCAGCCCTGATGGAAACCACTGACGCCCAGGATCTCACGATCACTGACAGTCTGATCCAGCCGGACAGTGTGGTTGAGCCAGACCCTCAACTGGATCTCCAGCCGGTGCTGGAACCCGTTCCGGCCGAATAA
- a CDS encoding AraC family transcriptional regulator, with the protein MNSMEYGLNEGPMVKGNGYKPPNLHRWGPGVRDVYALHYIVSGRGYLKTGQVVHPVEAGESFMIFPQTEVYYYPDPQDPWAYCWIEFSGAEALRLLAMIHISPEQPVVSAAPQDFRAMFDQVKGYELEPYARERSDAALHLLLSYYMEYYPSGQASLKKDYVGSAKAYIESNYWKSSLSVLDVVEYVTIERSYLFRLFKKETGTSISGYLTAVRIRRACDLLAESRLSVKSLSYSVGYHDPLYFSKIFKKVTSYTPSQYRKVYREGKLSLPAADGSEG; encoded by the coding sequence ATGAACTCTATGGAATACGGACTCAACGAGGGTCCAATGGTAAAAGGGAACGGGTATAAGCCCCCTAATCTGCACAGATGGGGACCGGGCGTCAGAGATGTATATGCGCTGCATTATATCGTAAGCGGCAGAGGTTACTTGAAGACTGGCCAGGTGGTACACCCTGTGGAGGCGGGGGAGAGCTTTATGATTTTTCCGCAGACGGAGGTGTATTACTATCCTGATCCGCAGGACCCGTGGGCCTATTGCTGGATTGAATTCAGCGGGGCAGAGGCCTTACGCTTACTTGCCATGATTCATATCTCACCGGAGCAGCCCGTTGTGTCGGCCGCCCCGCAGGATTTCAGGGCCATGTTCGATCAGGTCAAGGGGTACGAACTGGAGCCGTATGCACGGGAGCGGTCGGATGCGGCTCTTCATCTGCTGCTGTCGTACTACATGGAGTATTATCCTAGCGGGCAGGCCAGTCTCAAGAAGGACTATGTAGGGTCAGCGAAGGCCTATATCGAGAGTAACTATTGGAAGTCTTCCTTATCAGTGCTGGATGTGGTGGAATATGTGACGATTGAGCGCAGCTACCTGTTCCGGCTGTTCAAAAAAGAGACAGGAACCTCCATCTCCGGCTACCTGACCGCCGTGCGTATCCGGCGTGCCTGTGATCTGCTGGCAGAGTCGCGGCTGTCGGTTAAGTCCTTGTCCTACTCAGTCGGTTACCACGACCCGCTGTACTTCTCGAAGATATTTAAGAAGGTCACTTCTTACACGCCGTCACAGTACAGGAAGGTGTATAGGGAGGGTAAGCTGTCCCTCCCTGCGGCGGATGGGAGTGAGGGGTGA
- a CDS encoding ABC transporter permease subunit, with the protein MELETQPKSPGTGGGRRSFLWKRFKKQKVLHLFVGLGMIYLLIFAYTPMFGILMAFKDYSISGGIKGIFTSDWVGLRYFDEFIHDYQFGKLVRNTLVLSLLKVIFAFPAPILLAIMLNEVKHMAFKRFVQTISYLPHFISWVVVVGVSYAFLSADVGVVNKALMAMGFTDEPLAFLTSPNYFWGLAVGSAVWKEMGWWTIIFLAAISGISPSLYEAAEIDGAGRLARIRYITLPGMKGTIVVVLVLTIGSILGGGLVGSNFEQAYLLGNSINNPTSEIVQTYAFRVGLSDGRFSYAAAIDLIQSVISVALIFSSNYIAKRVSGSSLF; encoded by the coding sequence ATGGAATTGGAAACACAGCCAAAAAGTCCCGGAACCGGCGGCGGCCGGCGGTCGTTTTTATGGAAGCGGTTTAAAAAACAGAAAGTACTGCATTTGTTCGTCGGGCTAGGCATGATCTATCTGCTGATCTTCGCGTACACTCCGATGTTCGGCATCCTAATGGCGTTCAAGGATTACAGCATCTCCGGCGGCATCAAAGGAATCTTCACCAGCGATTGGGTCGGGCTGAGGTATTTCGATGAATTCATCCATGACTATCAATTCGGCAAGCTGGTCCGCAATACGCTGGTCCTCAGTCTGCTGAAGGTCATCTTCGCCTTTCCGGCGCCGATCCTGCTGGCGATCATGCTGAACGAAGTGAAGCACATGGCCTTCAAGCGGTTTGTGCAGACGATCAGCTATCTGCCGCATTTTATCTCCTGGGTGGTCGTGGTGGGCGTATCCTATGCCTTCCTGTCTGCCGATGTCGGTGTGGTCAATAAGGCGCTGATGGCGATGGGCTTCACGGATGAGCCGCTGGCCTTTCTGACCAGTCCGAATTATTTTTGGGGACTGGCGGTAGGGAGTGCGGTGTGGAAGGAGATGGGCTGGTGGACGATTATTTTTCTGGCGGCGATATCCGGGATCAGCCCCTCGCTCTATGAGGCCGCAGAGATTGACGGAGCCGGAAGGCTGGCGCGTATCCGTTATATCACCCTGCCGGGGATGAAGGGAACCATCGTGGTTGTCCTGGTACTGACCATCGGGAGCATTCTCGGCGGCGGACTGGTTGGTTCAAACTTCGAGCAGGCCTACCTGCTCGGCAACAGTATTAATAATCCAACCTCAGAGATTGTCCAGACCTACGCATTCAGGGTGGGGTTAAGCGACGGGCGGTTCTCCTATGCAGCAGCGATCGATTTAATTCAATCGGTGATATCTGTAGCGCTGATTTTCTCCAGTAACTATATCGCTAAGCGGGTATCGGGCTCCAGTCTGTTTTAG
- a CDS encoding carbohydrate ABC transporter permease encodes MLKSQRQKDFVFDSVIYVVLFIIMLTMLYPFYYVLIASFNKGSDSLLGGVYLWPRNFTLENYRVFMDDPKWVKAFLVSVLRTVSGTLLGLLLTSIVAYGLSHRDLLFSKVYFTVIVFAMYFSGGLIPYYVVLRSLGLLNSFAVYIIPSMLSTFFLLIAISFFREIPAELKESAHIDGAGELTIFFRIILPVSTPVLATMALFMGVGQWNSWLDSAYFVQSEELRTLAFRMMEVINKSNSPMDSLAVANSASAGVTSFSLQVTSMVVSIVPIICVYPFLQKYFVSGIMLGSVKG; translated from the coding sequence ATGCTGAAGAGTCAGCGGCAGAAGGATTTTGTTTTTGACAGCGTGATCTATGTGGTATTGTTCATTATTATGCTCACGATGCTGTACCCGTTCTATTACGTGTTAATAGCTTCATTTAATAAAGGCTCAGACTCGCTGCTGGGCGGGGTGTATCTGTGGCCCCGGAACTTTACCCTGGAGAATTACCGGGTGTTCATGGATGATCCCAAGTGGGTGAAGGCTTTCCTGGTCTCCGTACTGCGGACGGTGTCCGGCACCTTGCTCGGACTGCTGCTCACCAGTATCGTCGCTTACGGTCTATCCCATCGTGATCTGTTATTCAGCAAGGTTTATTTCACAGTGATCGTATTCGCCATGTACTTCTCCGGCGGACTGATCCCTTATTATGTAGTCTTGCGTTCACTAGGCTTGTTAAATTCCTTTGCGGTGTACATCATCCCGTCCATGCTCAGCACGTTCTTCCTGCTCATTGCGATCTCATTCTTCCGTGAAATTCCCGCTGAGCTAAAAGAATCTGCGCATATAGACGGGGCCGGTGAGCTTACGATATTCTTCCGCATCATCCTGCCGGTCTCAACGCCGGTGCTGGCGACTATGGCCTTGTTCATGGGGGTCGGGCAATGGAATTCCTGGCTGGATTCGGCTTATTTCGTCCAGTCCGAGGAGCTGCGTACGCTGGCCTTCCGCATGATGGAGGTCATCAACAAGAGCAACTCTCCGATGGATTCGCTGGCGGTAGCCAACAGTGCCTCGGCGGGGGTGACCAGCTTTTCGTTACAGGTGACCTCAATGGTCGTTTCCATTGTTCCCATTATCTGTGTGTACCCGTTCCTGCAGAAGTATTTCGTTTCTGGAATCATGCTGGGTTCGGTAAAAGGCTAG
- a CDS encoding extracellular solute-binding protein → MNKSRSFKIVAAALSMAVVLSACGGNGGNTAQPAPSGSPDAAAGGNAPAKPGQVKELSLFIDASWYPVTEWKGPVADMITEKTGVKLKVTVATDDKQLPLMIASGDLPDLVFTSSNVDRLSDSKLSYSWNELIEKYAPDFKIDKTRIAIHTMDDGNFYTVRNSFATQEEMKNSKYSLGSDGNPGIAVREDILKELGNPPIKTLDDFVKVLGMVKEKYPEMVPLIMDKDWIEQYFLAQFGTETLLDGWYEQDGKVEYAIRQPKMLDFFKFMNSLYRNGYILAENFALANDQIDDQYATGGKAFAHSHTVSTADTDNIKIKSNQGNFSFKMLPSVLSKDAKVVSSGLGFSGTFITKKNKDPEASIKFIQYLASDEGKKLTMFGVEGVHWTWNEEGHPDFKYNPSDADFVNSNGIKWWYLYNDGVTEGMLSYVPELQKTQALMDLKSIRIYKPEIGLIQTQPDSQEKTIKTKIDEMVKNEKVKIYLAESEEAAVAAYENMLKNAENIGLQKLTDWANATYQKKKELFK, encoded by the coding sequence TTGAACAAAAGCAGAAGCTTCAAGATCGTCGCAGCCGCACTCTCAATGGCCGTAGTGTTATCCGCCTGCGGCGGTAACGGGGGAAATACCGCCCAGCCCGCCCCGTCCGGCAGCCCGGACGCCGCAGCAGGCGGGAATGCACCTGCCAAGCCCGGACAGGTGAAGGAGTTAAGCCTGTTCATTGATGCGTCGTGGTACCCGGTTACGGAATGGAAGGGCCCGGTCGCCGACATGATTACCGAGAAGACAGGGGTGAAGCTGAAGGTTACGGTTGCCACCGATGACAAACAGCTTCCGCTGATGATTGCCTCCGGTGACCTGCCGGACCTGGTGTTCACCTCTTCCAATGTAGACCGGTTATCCGACTCGAAGCTGTCGTATTCCTGGAATGAACTGATTGAGAAATATGCGCCGGATTTCAAGATTGACAAGACCCGGATTGCCATCCATACCATGGATGACGGCAATTTCTATACCGTGCGGAATTCCTTTGCGACCCAGGAGGAGATGAAGAATAGTAAATATTCGTTAGGCAGCGACGGCAACCCTGGCATCGCGGTACGGGAGGATATTCTGAAGGAGCTGGGGAATCCGCCGATTAAGACCCTGGATGATTTCGTCAAGGTGCTGGGCATGGTCAAGGAGAAATATCCCGAGATGGTCCCGCTGATTATGGACAAGGACTGGATCGAGCAGTATTTCCTGGCCCAATTCGGTACGGAGACCCTGCTCGACGGCTGGTATGAACAGGACGGCAAGGTGGAATATGCGATCAGGCAGCCCAAGATGCTGGACTTCTTCAAGTTCATGAATAGCCTGTACCGCAACGGCTATATCCTGGCTGAGAATTTCGCACTGGCCAATGACCAGATTGATGATCAATATGCTACGGGCGGCAAAGCCTTCGCCCATAGCCACACCGTATCCACCGCAGATACCGATAACATCAAGATCAAGAGCAATCAGGGGAATTTCTCCTTCAAGATGCTGCCAAGCGTATTGTCGAAGGATGCCAAGGTAGTCAGCTCAGGACTCGGCTTCTCCGGAACCTTTATCACCAAGAAGAATAAGGACCCGGAGGCCTCCATCAAATTCATCCAGTATCTGGCCAGCGACGAGGGCAAGAAGCTGACGATGTTCGGGGTAGAGGGCGTGCACTGGACCTGGAATGAAGAAGGCCACCCCGATTTCAAATACAATCCGTCCGATGCCGATTTCGTGAACAGCAACGGTATTAAGTGGTGGTATCTCTATAATGATGGAGTTACTGAAGGCATGCTGTCCTATGTTCCTGAGCTGCAGAAAACTCAGGCGCTGATGGATCTGAAGTCGATCCGCATCTACAAGCCGGAGATCGGCCTGATCCAGACTCAGCCGGATTCACAGGAGAAGACCATTAAGACCAAGATCGATGAGATGGTCAAGAATGAGAAGGTCAAAATCTATCTGGCTGAATCGGAGGAAGCCGCAGTAGCAGCCTATGAGAATATGCTGAAGAACGCAGAGAACATTGGCTTGCAGAAGCTCACCGACTGGGCGAATGCAACCTATCAGAAGAAAAAAGAATTGTTCAAGTAA
- a CDS encoding sensor histidine kinase: MSIVRKMIAGYILLIFIPVVAFGYYYYSKIYDSVSGQFVESRQKILEQAYANMKADLARIDSTQRMLQYNPYVTDYLDGSYETDAESVYAYNRYINPVIMQSLNISPEIEGIRIYLTKQGVLPITDRLLELSALDEQGAEATRMLRPGQGKWILPDSKVEAPPLVFYQNIYNNDFTEIVGLLELRVGSELIRKFYRATGGGDWTALLLPAEGKPLEREGIPAAVDDATWRRLASGEAQTYFINREVIVNQLYMKELGVRVAVIGKVSEVFRSIRSQELVMITTFAVLLALLSFAYYTLASTITKRVLRLARHMRNLNDDNLKQSVSKEDKPGRRDEISFLTETYNSMLLRMDELINNVHRAELRNKEAAYKVLQAQIKPHFLYNTLETIRMLAESNNDKEVAEISYWFGKLMRYSLSAQDDHTVLSQELETVVFYLNIHKMRLQKRLTYEVDIAVAAETLICPRFILQPLVENSIIHGAAVTLRPVHILIQAKETADEIRISVSDSGIGIPEEQVRLIRARLSRGEEVKAQDETEGGVGLYNVSERIKSFYGGTSRLVLESEEGKGTCLTIILSKGAAEQA; this comes from the coding sequence GTGAGCATTGTACGCAAAATGATAGCAGGGTATATCCTTCTGATTTTTATTCCGGTAGTTGCGTTTGGTTACTATTATTATAGTAAGATCTATGACAGTGTAAGCGGCCAGTTTGTGGAGAGCCGTCAGAAGATTCTGGAGCAGGCTTATGCCAACATGAAGGCGGACCTGGCCCGGATTGATTCCACGCAGCGGATGCTGCAATACAATCCGTATGTCACAGATTATCTGGACGGCAGCTATGAGACGGACGCAGAGAGTGTATATGCCTACAACCGTTATATTAATCCGGTGATTATGCAATCGCTTAATATCAGTCCTGAGATTGAGGGCATCAGAATCTATCTGACCAAGCAGGGCGTGCTGCCCATTACTGACCGGCTGCTCGAACTATCGGCGCTGGATGAACAGGGTGCCGAGGCTACCCGTATGCTGCGGCCGGGACAGGGCAAATGGATACTCCCCGACTCCAAGGTGGAAGCTCCCCCGCTGGTATTCTATCAGAATATATATAACAATGATTTTACCGAGATTGTGGGACTGCTGGAGCTGCGGGTCGGCAGTGAGCTGATCCGCAAGTTCTACCGGGCGACAGGCGGAGGGGATTGGACCGCGCTGCTGCTGCCGGCGGAGGGCAAGCCGCTGGAGCGGGAAGGCATTCCCGCAGCGGTGGACGATGCCACCTGGAGAAGACTGGCCTCGGGAGAAGCGCAGACCTATTTCATCAACCGGGAGGTCATTGTTAATCAGTTATATATGAAGGAACTGGGCGTACGTGTCGCCGTAATCGGCAAGGTATCCGAAGTGTTCCGCTCGATCCGGAGCCAGGAGCTGGTGATGATTACGACTTTCGCGGTGCTGCTTGCGTTATTGTCGTTTGCCTATTACACACTGGCTTCAACGATTACGAAGCGCGTTCTCCGTCTTGCCAGACATATGCGCAATCTGAATGATGACAACCTGAAGCAGTCGGTCAGCAAGGAGGATAAGCCGGGGCGAAGGGATGAGATCAGCTTCCTGACCGAGACCTATAATTCGATGCTCCTGCGCATGGATGAGCTGATCAACAATGTCCACCGGGCCGAGCTGCGCAATAAGGAAGCCGCTTACAAGGTGCTTCAGGCCCAGATCAAGCCGCATTTTCTCTATAATACGCTGGAGACCATCCGCATGCTGGCCGAATCGAACAACGACAAGGAAGTGGCCGAGATCTCTTACTGGTTCGGCAAGCTGATGCGCTACAGCCTGTCTGCCCAGGACGATCATACCGTTCTTTCCCAAGAACTTGAGACCGTAGTCTTCTACCTCAATATTCACAAAATGCGGCTGCAAAAAAGACTCACCTATGAGGTCGATATCGCTGTGGCTGCCGAGACCCTGATCTGTCCAAGATTCATCCTCCAGCCGCTGGTGGAGAATAGTATTATTCACGGAGCTGCCGTGACGCTGCGGCCGGTCCATATCCTGATACAGGCGAAGGAAACGGCGGATGAGATCCGAATCAGCGTGTCGGACAGCGGTATTGGCATTCCTGAGGAACAGGTACGGCTTATTCGCGCCCGGTTATCCCGCGGGGAAGAGGTGAAGGCTCAGGATGAGACGGAGGGAGGCGTAGGGCTGTATAATGTGAGCGAACGGATTAAATCATTTTATGGCGGGACCTCACGGCTGGTTCTTGAGAGTGAGGAGGGCAAGGGGACCTGCCTGACCATCATCCTATCGAAAGGGGCGGCAGAGCAAGCATGA